In Eleutherodactylus coqui strain aEleCoq1 chromosome 11, aEleCoq1.hap1, whole genome shotgun sequence, a single window of DNA contains:
- the CA5A gene encoding carbonic anhydrase 5A, mitochondrial isoform X2, whose product MVTVGCRRLLVPLLLRGSRGCSISACSYKLRNVELHPLWKGPLDVPGGSRQSPINIRVRDSVFHPNLAPISTQYDPNTCLHIWNNGYSFLVEYDDCTNKSVVSGGPLENPFRLKQFHFHWGVNNDWGSEHTVDSKVFPAELHLVHWNCTKYRTFEEAVMEDNGLVVIGVFLKLGRRNEKLQKLVDILPSVRYKDALTEFNYFDPSGLLPACSDYWTYSGSLTTPPLTESVTWIIMKKPIEVDHSQLAVFRSLLFTCVGEEEKNMVDNFRPLQPLMNRTVHSTFQPALKMSDFKKADVQAG is encoded by the exons ATGGTGACTGTCGGGTGTCGGAGGCTCCTCGTGCCGCTGCTGCTGCGGGGCTCCCGGGGCTGCAGCATCTCCGCCTGTTCCTACAAGCTGCGGAACGTGGAGC TGCACCCGCTATGGAAAGGACCCCTCGATGTCCCTGGAGGATCCCGCCAGTCCCCCATCAACATCCGAGTACGGGATAGCGTCTTTCATCCAAACCTTGCGCCAATCTCCACGCAGTACGACCCGAATACTTGTCTGCACATCTGGAACAACGGCTACTCCTTCCTGGTGGAGTACGATGACTGCACCAACAAATCAG TGGTGAGCGGCGGCCCCCTGGAGAACCCCTTCCGGCTCAAGCAGTTCCACTTCCACTGGGGAGTCAACAACGACTGGGGCTCGGAGCACACGGTGGACAGCAAAGTGTTTCCTGCCGAG CTCCACCTGGTGCATTGGAACTGCACCAAGTACCGCACCTTCGAGGAGGCCGTCATGGAGGACAACGGCTTGGTGGTCATCGGCGTGTTCTTAAAG CTGGGCCGGCGCAACGAGAAGCTCCAGAAGCTGGTGGACATCCTGCCGTCCGTGCGCTATAAG GACGCTCTTACGGAGTTTAATTATTTTGACCCCTCCGGCCTTTTACCGGCCTGCAGTGATTACTGGACCTATTCTGGCTCGCTGACCACCCCGCCGCTGACCGAGTCTGTGACCTGGATTATAATGAAGAAACCAATTGAAGTTGACCACAGTCAG CTGGCAGTTTTTCGCAGTCTGCTATTCACTTGTGtgggagaagaagagaaaaacATGGTGGACAACTTCCGTCCTCTGCAGCCTCTCATGAACCGCACTGTTCATTCCACCTTCCAACCAGCCCTGAAGATGTCCGACTTCAAAAAGGCCGACGTACAGGCGGGGTAG